CCGCTACGACCACTCTAGCGCCAAACAACAATGTCTGTTTGGTGACGTGATATACCTTAGCCAGATGCAAGCCACGATATAGCAATGCCATATTGACAAACGCCGATAGCGCCGTGGCAATCGCAAGACCAACGTAACCATAGAAGTAAGCAAAAATGGCATTGAACACCATGTTAGATACCATGGCGATGATGCCGTATTTAACGGGCGTTTTGGTATCTTGACGAGAAAAGTAACCAGGAGCCAGCACCTTAATCAGCATAAAGTTCAATAGGCCAGATGCGTATGCAATCAATGAATACGAAGCATACACCACGTGCTCAGGGGTGAACTCACCGCGCATAAATAGCACCATCAACATAGGTTTGGCTAACACCATCAAACCGAGCATGGCTGGTAGCCCGAGTAGAATCACCATTCGTACCCCCCAATCCATGGTTTGTGCAAATCCTTCACCTTGAGCGTCAACGTGTTTTCGTGACAAGGCTGGGAGTATGACCGTTGCGATGGCGATACCAAACAAACCCAGTGGGAACTCAAGTAAACGATCAGAGTAATAGAGCCAACTGATCGAGCCTGTTTGCAGGAAGCTGGCAATAAAGGTATCAAACAGTAAATTGATCTGGCTGACTGAAACACCAAACAGTGCTGGGATCATCAGTGTGCGAATTTTCACCACACCAGGATCTTTCCACCCCCATTTAGGGCGAACAAGCACACCTTCTTTGATAAGAAATGGCAGTTGGAATAAAAACTGCGCCAAACCACCCAAAAACACACCAATTGCTAATCCGATTTCTGGCTGAGCCAGTTGAGGTGAGATTAGCGACGCAGAGGCAATGATCATCACATTCAAAAAAACCGGAGTAAATGATGACACTGCAAACTTACCCAAGGTGTTTAAGATCGCTCCAGAAAGAGCAACAAAGGTGATAAACCATAAATAAGGAAAGGTGATTTTAAGCAGCAAACTCGCCAGCTCAAATTTAGGTGCAGACGGACCATCATTGAGCCAGTCGATAAACCAACCCGCACCAAACAGCGCAGTCACAACGCCAGAGCCGAGCACGCCAAGTAGCGTAACTATAGAGACCAGCACCCCGAGCGTACCTGATACCTTAGCGATTAATTCTCGGGTTTTATCTTTATCACCTTGCGCTTGATATTCGGTAAGTACCGGAACAAATGCTTGAGAGAATGCGCCCTCAGCAAATAAACGACGCAGGAAGTTGGGGATCTTATTAGCAAAGAAAAAGACATCGGCGCTCGCCCCTGCCCCCATTAAGTTGGCGACCACCACGTCACGGACTAAACCCAACACACGTGACACTAGCGTCATGGTGCTGACAATCAGCCCTGACTTTAGTAATTTTTTACTCACACAAACCTCGAAAAGACAGACAAAACTGCTTAGTCGATGTTTGAATCCACTCTAAGCGCAGTTTTATTAGCATTGGAAAAAAAATGCTGTTAGAATCCCCGCCATCTTAACCGCGAAGACAGCCCAATCCAAAAATTTGTTTGGTTTAGGTGGGTTTTTGCACAAATCAGTTGACATTTGGGTGCAAATAGAGGATATTCCTCGCCCTTAAATTGTCACCGAACTAAGTTTTTGGGAGTTAGACCCTTGGCAAACAGTAAATCTGCTAAGAAGCGCGCTATCCAAGCTGAGAAACGTCGCCAGCACAACGCTAGCCGTCGTTCTATGATGCGCACTTACATGAAGAAAACTATCGCAGCTATCGAAGCTGGCGATAAAGAAGCTGCAACTGCTGCATTCGTTGCAGTTACACCAATCCTAGACCGTATGGCGACTAAAGGTCTTATTCATAAGAATAAAGCTGCTCGTCACAAGTCTCGCTTTGCTGCAGCAATCAAAGCTCTTTAATAGAGAATTGATTCATGCGAAAAAACCGGCCTAGGCCGGTTTTTTTATATCTAAAATTTGTGACAGATTAATTTCACCAAAAAAAGCCAACCCTATCAGGTCAGCTTCTTTGGCTTTCTCAGCAATTAGCTTCTCAAACCAATGCCTTTGGTTACCAAGTAGTGAGCAACAGCATACAAAGCCACCACAAACACACCTAGCACACCAAACGACGTAGTAATCGACACATCCGATACACCTAAGAACCCATAGCGGAATGCATTCACCATGTAGACGATCGGATTAATCTTAGATACACCCTGCCAGAACTCAGGCAACAAGCTGATCGAGTAGAAAACACCGCCCAAGTAAGTTAACGGCGTCAATACAAAGGTCGGGATAATCGAGATATCGTCAAATGTCTTAGCAAATACGGCATTAATCAGACCACCAAGTGAGAACACGACCGAGGTTAAAAATACCGTCGCAACAATCACCCACCAATGCTCGACCTGCAAATCCACAAAGAACAGCGATACAAAGGTGACAATGGCACCAACGGCAAGACCTCGTACCACACCACCCATGACAAAGCCGCCAATGATGACGTAATTCGGTACAGGCGCAACTAACAGCTCTTCGATGTTCTTTTGAAACTTAGAGCTAAAGAAAGAGGAGGCAACGTTCGAGTACGAGTTGGTGATCACCGACATCATGATAAGCCCCGGCACAATATATGCCATGTAGCTAAAGCCGCTCATCTCACCAATGCGAGATCCAATCAAGTTACCGAAAATAATAAAATAGAGTGTCATAGTAATCGCTGGAGGAACTAGGGTTTGTACCCAAATTCGCATAAAGCGATTCACTTCCTTGTATAGCAAACTGCGAAAAGCGGTCCAATAAATCTGATACATATTACTTCTCCTGCTCCGCCACGATATTGACGAACAGCTCTTCCAATCGGTTAGCTTTGTTACGCATCGACAGCACTTTAATGCCCTGCTGACTCAACTGCTCAAACAAATGGTTCAAACCGACCGACTTTTCGATTTCAATTTCTAACGAGTGGTTTTCGAGCCCCACGACTTTCACCCCTTCAAGCTCAGGTGCGGTTTCTACTCCTTCGAGGTCAAGAATGAAGGTTTCAACATGCAGCTTGTTCAGCAAGGACTTCATCGAGGTGTTCTCAATCAACTCTCCTTTGCTGATAATGCCGATATTGCGACATAACATCTCAGCCTCTTCGAGGTAGTGAGTGGTCAAGATGATGGTGATGCCCTGCTCTTTGTTGATCTTTTGCAAGAAATCCCACATCGAGCGGCGCAACTCGATATCAACGCCAGCGGTAGGTTCATCAAGGATAAGCAGTTGGGGTTCATGCATTAATGCACGAGCAATCATCAAGCGGCGTTTCATACCTCCTGAAAGGTTACGAGCGCGTTCGCTGCGTTTTTCCCATAGATCGAGTTGGCTAAGGTACTTCTTAGCCCGCTCTTTAGCCAATGTACGAGGCACACCGTAAAAGCCCGCTTGCTGCAATACGATTTGCTCAACGGTTTCAAATTGGTTGAAGTTAAACTCTTGCGGCACGAGACCTAAGTGTTGTTTGGCAAGCTCCAGTTCTTGATCGATATCGTGACCAAACACTTTCACCTGTCCAGAGGTTTTATTCACCAACGAAGAGATGATACCGATGGTGGTAGATTTGCCGGCTCCATTAGGCCCTAGCAGTGCGTAAAAATCGCCTTTTGAGACATTTAAGCTAATGCCTTTCAAAGCTTCAAAACCACCTGCATAGACTTTACGCAGGTGGTTAATTTCTAAAGCGTTCATAAATGTATTGGCTCTGATTATTATTTATGGGTATCAAATGACGTTAGCACGATTAATTTTCAACCCCTAGCCAATATTTTATTTAAGCGCTTTCTAATTCACCGCCTTTACCGCAGCTTTAAGTGCGTGTGAACGAAACTCAAAGGTATGCGCTTCATCGATAAGTTCTAACACGTGAAACTTCTCAAGCTGGTTACGCGTTTGCATATTTGGACAAAGCAGGAATACCTCAACATTGGCTTCTGTGGCGTCTTTAATAGCGTTTTCCAGCGCTAGGCCTACGGTCACATCCAACATAGGTACGTCAGTAAGGTCGAGTATCATGGCTTGATAATCATTGATGCTCGAGTGTTGCCTTGAAATCGCTTTAGAAACACTGAAAATCATTGGCCCAGATAAGTAGAAGAACAGTACCTTGCCCTCGGCTTGATCCAGAATAGAGCGCTCGCTGTCAGTCAGGGGAACGTCATCATCGTCAGCATCACTGATGGCTTTCACTTGGCGTGCTTGCTCGCGGCTCAAACGCTCGATAATAATGATGTTAGAGATAAATACCCCTAAACCCACAGCAACAATCAAATCGACAAACACTGTCAGTAGCATCACGCCGTACATGATCGCCATGCCTTGCAAGCTCACCTTATGAGCACGTTGAATAAAGCTCCAATCGAGAATATTGAAGCCAACGTAAACAGCGATACCAGCCAATACGGCCATAGGAATAGGCTCGGTTAGGCCACCTGCAACCAATACCACCAGCGCTAACACTAAGGCGCGGATCACCCCTGAGAGTGGAGAGCGAGCACCAACCTGAATATTGGTGACAGTGCCCATCGTTGCACCAGCCCCCGGCAATGCACCGACTAAACCAGATAACATGTTAGCCAAGCCTTGGCCTCGTAACTCTTTGTCCGAATCATGCTCTTTACGAGTCAGTGAGTCACCAATAACAGCGGTAAGCAACGTATCGATGCAGCCCAAAGTACCAAGCACGAGAGCATCGATAATCATGGTAACGAGGGTGTCTGAGGTGAACGTCGGAATAACTAACGAAGGTAAACCCGCAGGAATCTCACCAATACGGCGAATATCATCCGAGCCAAAAAACAGCATAGAAAGCAAAGTCACTGCTACTAAGGCAACCAATTGAGCTGGCACATAGCGGCGATATTTCTTTGGCATTAAGAACAAAATGGCCAGTGTTAGCAATCCCAAGAACAGCTCACCAAAGCTCATATTGGCAACAATATCTGGTAGTGCGCTGAGCATCCCTGTCACACCGCCTGCTGGTGCGGCGTGACCTAATAATGGTGCGAGTTGGAGGATAATAAGGATGACACCAATCCCGGACATAAACCCAGAAATAACACTATAAGGCATTAAAGTGACGTATTTACCGAGCTTGAGTGTCCCGAGCAAGATTTGAAATGCCCCAGCCATCATCACCACGGTAAAAGTCATGGCCATGCCTGTTTCTGGGTATTTTGCCATCATAGTGGTTAAAACGGCGGTCATGATCACCGTCATTGGGCCGGTCGGCTCAGAGATAAGAGTGGAAGAACCACCAAACAGTGAAGCAAACAGCCCCACCATAATTGCCCCCCATAATCCCGCTTCAGCGCCTGCTCCAGATGCAACGCCAAACGCAAGGGCAAGAGGTAAAGAAATTATTGCTGTGGTAACACCACCGAATAGGTCACCTTTCAAATCAACATCAGTAAAACGTTTGCCTATCACTTCCCTGCCTCCGACAAATAAACCGAGCAAATTTACCAGAACAGTCTCATCCAAAAAAGAGATAAAAAGCAAGGCTATATTTACATTCGGTCTAAGCTGGGCAAAAAACCAACTAAATGGACATAATTTTTAACATTAACACCTCAGATGAGTGTTTTTCCTGACAATTTTATTGAGATTGAATTTGTAACATTGTGTATAGTTGGCGTTATCAATTAAGGGGAAGACGATGCCAGAAATCAAACAGCTTTTTGACAATAATGCTCAATGGTCAGAGGCCATCAAGGCCGAACAGCCAGAGTTTTTTGCCCAACTTGAAGACGGACAAAGTCCTGGTTTTCTATGGATTGGCTGCTCTGATAGCCGTGTACCAGCTGAACGTTTAACCGGCCTTTACTCAGGCGAACTGTTCGTGCATCGCAATGTGGCTAACCAAGTGATCCATACCGACCTTAACTGCCTGTCTGTGGTTCAATACGCCGTTGATGTGCTTAAGGTCAAACACATTATCATTTGTGGTCACTATGGTTGTGGTGGGGTTGCCGCTGCGATCGATAATCCGAAACTGGGGCTTATCAACAACTGGCTACTGCACATTCGAGACTACTACCTAAAATACCGTAACGTCATTGACGAGTTGCCAGAAGCACAGCGTGTCGACAAACTTTGTGAAATCAACGTTGCAGAGCAAGTTTACAACCTGGGCAACTCAACCATCATGCAAAGTGCGTGGGAACGTGGGCAAGATGTTGAGATTCACGGTGTGATTTATGGCATTGGCGATGGCAAACTCAAAGAACTTGGTGTTCGTTGTGCAAATGCAACGGAACTCGAAGATAACTACCAAAAAGGTATGTACCAAATTTTGAGTAGCAACCTGCTTAAATAAAGATTCCATAAAAAAATTCCCGCTCACATGAGCGGGAATTTTTTATTCGACGATACCTTACAGCACTATTCTTGAGGCACGACTTTACCGATGTAAGGAAGGTTGCGGTACATCTGAGCGTAATCGATGCCAACACCAACAACAAACTCATCAGGGATCTCAAAACCGATGAACTTTGCGTCCACTTCAACTTCGCGGCGAGATGGCTTATCCAACAAAGTACAGATCTGAATCGAGTTAGGCTCGCGAATTTCTAGAATCTCTCGTACCTTGCTCAACGTGTTGCCGGTATCAATAATATCTTCAACCAACAATACGTCCTTGCCTTTGATGTCATCATCTAGGTCTTTCAAGATACGAACATCACGACTACTTTCCATCGCATTGCCGTAGCTCGATGCCGTCATGAAATCAACGGTGTGGTTAAGGCCAATCTTACGAGTCAAATCCGCCATAAATACGTATGAACCACGTAGCAAGCCGACAAGCACCAAGTTGCTGGTATCTTGGTAATGCTCGGTAATTTGCTTGCCTAGCTCTTCCACGCGCTTTTGAACCTCTTGCTCAGAGATCATCACTTCTACGGTATGTTTCATACTGCTCTCGTTTGATTAATTAGTACGTCTGACAAGTATCCACTAGATTTATAGTCGAGTTGTCACTGATTGAGCGATAGTTTAGCACTCCCTGTACAGGAAGGTTAATTTTTTGCATTGGTTGGATCTTGTGCAAAGAGTGATATTTCTATCATTGACAATTTGATATGCATCATTACACTCATGAGATGTGTTGCAAAATAAAAAAACTCTAGCAGCACTGGCTTAAACTTTCTAATGCTTTGAAAGCTAAGAAAGAATTATAAATAACAACGTTGGCAAGGAAACCTATCTATGGATACTGTAAAGAAGCGTCCACGCACGCGCCTGTCTCCACAAAAGCGTAAAGAACAGCTACTGGATATCGCAATTGAAGTATTTGCTCGTCGTGGCATCGGCCGTGGCGGTCACGCAGATATTGCTGAAATTGCTCAAGTATCGGTGGCAACCGTGTTTAATTACTTTCAAACTCGTGAAGATCTCGTCGATGAAGTCTTAGGACAAGTCGAAAATCACTACCACGCATTCGTCAGTGAAAACATTGATCCCGATTCTAGCGCTGAATCTAATCTCGACCATTTCACTACCCAAGTGATTAACGCCGCACTAGCTGGAGAAAACTGGCTCAAAGTTTGGTTTGAATGGAGCAGCTCAACACGTGAAGAAGTATGGCCGCTGTTCTTGAGCTGTAACGAAAACAGCCGCAAACGTCTTGAAGCTATGTTTGAAAGTGCACAGAATCGTGGTGAAGTGTGTGATAAGCACGAACCTTCAGTGCTTACTCACATGCTACACGGTATCTGTTACTCGCTGTTTGTACAAGCAAATCGCAATCCAGATTCAGCATATCTAAATCAAGTGAAGCAAAGCTTCCTTGCGATGCTGTGCATCTACCAAGACCGAAAATAAACGGTTTTCGTCACTGATTTTGAAAAAGCTTGAATCAATTTCGAGCTTTTTTTTATTTCTCCAAATTCTCTCCTATATTGAAAGTACAACGACAAAAAAGGAGAACACAATGAGTCAGAAGGCCCTAATCTCACGTCTCAATGAACTGCCAAGATTACAAAAAGTTCTGCAAGAATTGTTAGATATGGTGAATCAGGATGATGTCGATTTTAAGCAACTATCTAATAAGATGAGCATGGAACAAGTGCTCAGCGCTCGTCTGCTGCGTATGGCTAACTCTGCGTATTTTGGTGGTAGTCAGTCGGTATCATCGGTCAATGATGCCATTATTCGCGTCGGCAGTGGCCCGGTACGAACCTTAGTAGTGGCATCAGTGTTATCGAGTGCTTTTCCAAAAATCCCAACCCTAAACCTTGATGAATACTGGAGTGATACCTTTGAGGTCGCTGTCATCGCAGGTAAATTAGGCGAGCAATCTGGCCTTGATGGCAATGAAGTCTTCACCACGGCAATCTTGCACAATATTGGCGAGCTGATGATCCATACCTTGGTACCAGATGAAGCCCAAGCCATCGCACAACGCGCATTGCAGGGAGAAGATGTCTATGAAGTGCAGCGTGAGTTGCTTGAGTGTACCTCGCCTGAACTGGGTGCCATCCTCGCCAAGACTTGGCGTTTTCCATCTGAAATGGTTGATGCAATTCAACATTACCCAGATCCAAGCCAAGCGGAACAATCGCAAAAACTGGCCACTGTTCTGCACTTTGCCACCGACATTCACAAGCAGTGGGATGAACAGCAGGACGAGAAATCTAAAGCTATGTTTATAGCAGAACATGATGATGCAAGAGTGCTGCACATTTCGGCGGCATTTGGTGAGACTATTGAGTCGGTTCGAGGCAATGGAAAGGAACTGGCCAGCCAGATGGCGGCTTAAACCATCTACTTATCAAGGCTAAAAACGAAAAAAGGCGCTGAAACAGCGCCTTTTTAATAGTTTAAGCAATCAGATTATTTCTTTTTCTTTGCTTTCGGGTTTGGAAGGTCAGTGACTGTACCTTCAAACACTTCTGCCGCAAGACCTACTGATTCGTGTAGGGTTGGGTGAGCGTGGATAGTCAGAGCGATATCTTCCGCATCACAACCCATCTCGATAGCAAGACCGATTTCACCCAGCAGTTCACCACCGTTAGTACCAACGATCGCACCACCAATCACACGGTGAGACTCTTTATCGAAAATAAGCTTAGTCATACCATCAGCACAGTCAGATGCGATAGCACGGCCAGATGCAGCCCAAGGGAATGT
This portion of the Vibrio sp. SCSIO 43136 genome encodes:
- a CDS encoding ABC transporter permease — protein: MYQIYWTAFRSLLYKEVNRFMRIWVQTLVPPAITMTLYFIIFGNLIGSRIGEMSGFSYMAYIVPGLIMMSVITNSYSNVASSFFSSKFQKNIEELLVAPVPNYVIIGGFVMGGVVRGLAVGAIVTFVSLFFVDLQVEHWWVIVATVFLTSVVFSLGGLINAVFAKTFDDISIIPTFVLTPLTYLGGVFYSISLLPEFWQGVSKINPIVYMVNAFRYGFLGVSDVSITTSFGVLGVFVVALYAVAHYLVTKGIGLRS
- a CDS encoding SulP family inorganic anion transporter, with amino-acid sequence MIGKRFTDVDLKGDLFGGVTTAIISLPLALAFGVASGAGAEAGLWGAIMVGLFASLFGGSSTLISEPTGPMTVIMTAVLTTMMAKYPETGMAMTFTVVMMAGAFQILLGTLKLGKYVTLMPYSVISGFMSGIGVILIILQLAPLLGHAAPAGGVTGMLSALPDIVANMSFGELFLGLLTLAILFLMPKKYRRYVPAQLVALVAVTLLSMLFFGSDDIRRIGEIPAGLPSLVIPTFTSDTLVTMIIDALVLGTLGCIDTLLTAVIGDSLTRKEHDSDKELRGQGLANMLSGLVGALPGAGATMGTVTNIQVGARSPLSGVIRALVLALVVLVAGGLTEPIPMAVLAGIAVYVGFNILDWSFIQRAHKVSLQGMAIMYGVMLLTVFVDLIVAVGLGVFISNIIIIERLSREQARQVKAISDADDDDVPLTDSERSILDQAEGKVLFFYLSGPMIFSVSKAISRQHSSINDYQAMILDLTDVPMLDVTVGLALENAIKDATEANVEVFLLCPNMQTRNQLEKFHVLELIDEAHTFEFRSHALKAAVKAVN
- a CDS encoding HDOD domain-containing protein, giving the protein MSQKALISRLNELPRLQKVLQELLDMVNQDDVDFKQLSNKMSMEQVLSARLLRMANSAYFGGSQSVSSVNDAIIRVGSGPVRTLVVASVLSSAFPKIPTLNLDEYWSDTFEVAVIAGKLGEQSGLDGNEVFTTAILHNIGELMIHTLVPDEAQAIAQRALQGEDVYEVQRELLECTSPELGAILAKTWRFPSEMVDAIQHYPDPSQAEQSQKLATVLHFATDIHKQWDEQQDEKSKAMFIAEHDDARVLHISAAFGETIESVRGNGKELASQMAA
- the hpt gene encoding hypoxanthine phosphoribosyltransferase, with the translated sequence MKHTVEVMISEQEVQKRVEELGKQITEHYQDTSNLVLVGLLRGSYVFMADLTRKIGLNHTVDFMTASSYGNAMESSRDVRILKDLDDDIKGKDVLLVEDIIDTGNTLSKVREILEIREPNSIQICTLLDKPSRREVEVDAKFIGFEIPDEFVVGVGIDYAQMYRNLPYIGKVVPQE
- a CDS encoding ABC transporter ATP-binding protein, which gives rise to MNALEINHLRKVYAGGFEALKGISLNVSKGDFYALLGPNGAGKSTTIGIISSLVNKTSGQVKVFGHDIDQELELAKQHLGLVPQEFNFNQFETVEQIVLQQAGFYGVPRTLAKERAKKYLSQLDLWEKRSERARNLSGGMKRRLMIARALMHEPQLLILDEPTAGVDIELRRSMWDFLQKINKEQGITIILTTHYLEEAEMLCRNIGIISKGELIENTSMKSLLNKLHVETFILDLEGVETAPELEGVKVVGLENHSLEIEIEKSVGLNHLFEQLSQQGIKVLSMRNKANRLEELFVNIVAEQEK
- the can gene encoding carbonate dehydratase, yielding MPEIKQLFDNNAQWSEAIKAEQPEFFAQLEDGQSPGFLWIGCSDSRVPAERLTGLYSGELFVHRNVANQVIHTDLNCLSVVQYAVDVLKVKHIIICGHYGCGGVAAAIDNPKLGLINNWLLHIRDYYLKYRNVIDELPEAQRVDKLCEINVAEQVYNLGNSTIMQSAWERGQDVEIHGVIYGIGDGKLKELGVRCANATELEDNYQKGMYQILSSNLLK
- the rpsT gene encoding 30S ribosomal protein S20, with product MANSKSAKKRAIQAEKRRQHNASRRSMMRTYMKKTIAAIEAGDKEAATAAFVAVTPILDRMATKGLIHKNKAARHKSRFAAAIKAL
- a CDS encoding TetR/AcrR family transcriptional regulator, with amino-acid sequence MDTVKKRPRTRLSPQKRKEQLLDIAIEVFARRGIGRGGHADIAEIAQVSVATVFNYFQTREDLVDEVLGQVENHYHAFVSENIDPDSSAESNLDHFTTQVINAALAGENWLKVWFEWSSSTREEVWPLFLSCNENSRKRLEAMFESAQNRGEVCDKHEPSVLTHMLHGICYSLFVQANRNPDSAYLNQVKQSFLAMLCIYQDRK
- the murJ gene encoding murein biosynthesis integral membrane protein MurJ encodes the protein MSKKLLKSGLIVSTMTLVSRVLGLVRDVVVANLMGAGASADVFFFANKIPNFLRRLFAEGAFSQAFVPVLTEYQAQGDKDKTRELIAKVSGTLGVLVSIVTLLGVLGSGVVTALFGAGWFIDWLNDGPSAPKFELASLLLKITFPYLWFITFVALSGAILNTLGKFAVSSFTPVFLNVMIIASASLISPQLAQPEIGLAIGVFLGGLAQFLFQLPFLIKEGVLVRPKWGWKDPGVVKIRTLMIPALFGVSVSQINLLFDTFIASFLQTGSISWLYYSDRLLEFPLGLFGIAIATVILPALSRKHVDAQGEGFAQTMDWGVRMVILLGLPAMLGLMVLAKPMLMVLFMRGEFTPEHVVYASYSLIAYASGLLNFMLIKVLAPGYFSRQDTKTPVKYGIIAMVSNMVFNAIFAYFYGYVGLAIATALSAFVNMALLYRGLHLAKVYHVTKQTLLFGARVVVAGLAMVAVIQWQLAEMDTWLAWGFGTRVWTLALLIGLGGFVYLGVAVALGIRPRHLKAGG